The following are from one region of the Quercus robur chromosome 1, dhQueRobu3.1, whole genome shotgun sequence genome:
- the LOC126725966 gene encoding 4-hydroxy-3-methylbut-2-en-1-yl diphosphate synthase (ferredoxin), chloroplastic isoform X1, with amino-acid sequence MATGAAVPASFTGLKSRDLSLGFTKSMDFVRVSDMRRVKASKRKVLMIRNSNQGSDIAELQQASEGSPLLVPRQKYCESIHKTVRRKTRTVMVGNVALGSEHPIRIQTMTTTDTKDVAATVEQVMRIADKGADIVRITVQGKKEADACFEIKNSLVQKNYNIPLVADIHFAPSVALRVAECFDKIRVNPGNFADRRAQFEQLEYTEEDYQKELEHIEQVFTPLVEKCKKYGRAMRIGTNHGSLSDRIMSYYGDSPRGMVESAFEFARICRNLDYHNFVFSMKASNPVVMVQAYRLLVAEMYVQGWDYPLHLGVTEAGEGEDGRMKSAIGIGTLLQDGLGDTIRVSLTEPPEEEIDPCRRLANLGMGAAELQKGVAPFEEKHRHYFDFQRRTGQLPIQKEGEEVDYRGVLHRDGSVLMSVSLDQLKMPELLYKSLAAKLVVGMPFKDLATVDSILLRELPSVDDDDARLALKRLIDISMGVITPLSEQLTKPLPNALVLVNLKELSTGAYKLLPEGSRLVVSLRGDESYEELEILKDIDATMLLHELPYTEEKISRVHAARRLFEYLGDNSLNFPIIHHIQFPNGIHRDDLVIGAGTNAGALLVDGLGDGVLLEAPDKDFDFLRNTSFNLLQGCRMRNTKTEYVSCPSCGRTLFDLQEISAQIREKTSHLPGVSIAIMGCIVNGPGEMADADFGYVGGAPGKIDLYVGKTVVKRAIEMERATDALIQLIKDHGRWVDPPAEE; translated from the exons ATGGCTACCGGAGCTGCTGTACCGGCTTCGTTTACGGGTCTTAAGAGCAGGGACCTGAGTTTGGGGTTCACGAAAAGTATGGATTTTGTGAGAGTTTCTGATATGAGAAGGGTTAAGGCTAGTAAAAGAAAGGTCTTGATGATAAGGAACTCGAATCAGGGCTCGGATATTGCTGAGCTTCAGCAGGCATCAGAGGGAAGCCCTCTATTAG TTCCTAGGCAAAAGTATTGTGAATCCATACACAAAACTGTCAGGAGGAAAACACGAACAGTGATGGTGGGAAATGTGGCTCTTGGTAGTGAGCATCCTATAAGGATTCAAACAATGACCACAACTGACACTAAAGATGTTGCCGCAACAGTTGAACAG GTAATGAGAATAGCTGACAAAGGAGCAGATATTGTTCGGATAACAGTCCAAGGGAAGAAAGAAGCAGATGCatgttttgaaatcaaaaactcGCTTGTGCAGAAAAA TTACAATATACCTCTGGTGGCAGATATTCATTTTGCTCCCTCAGTTGCACTGCGGGTTGCAGAATGCTTTGACAAGATACGTGTCAACCCTGGAAATTTTG CTGATAGGCGGGCTCAGTTTGAGCAGCTAGAGTACACAGAAGAGGACTATCAGAAAGAACTTGAGCACATAGAGCAG GTTTTTACTCCATTGGTTGAGAAATGTAAGAAGTATGGAAGAGCAATGCGTATTGGAACCAACCATGGGAGTCTTTCAGATCGTATAATGAGCTACTATGGGGATTCTCCTAGGGGAATG GTTGAATCTGCATTTGAGTTTGCAAGGATATGCCGGAATTTGGACTATCACAATTTTGTCTTCTCAATGAAAGCAAGCAATCCGGTTGTGATGGTCCAGGCATACCGATTGCTTGTAGCTGAAATGTATGTTCAAGGCTGGGATTATCCATTACACTTGGGAGTTACTGAAGCTGGAGAAGGTGAGGATGGGCGAATGAAATCTGCCATTGGCATAGGGACCCTTCTTCAG GATGGTCTGGGTGATACAATTAGAGTTTCTCTCACAGAACCACCAGAAGAGGAGATAGACCCCTGCAGAAGATTGGCCAACCTTGGTATGGGAGCAGCTGAACTTCAGAAAGGGGTG GCACCATTTGAAGAAAAGCACAGACATTATTTTGATTTCCAACGGCGAACTGGTCAATTGCCAATCCAAAAGGAG GGTGAGGAGGTGGATTATAGAGGCGTCCTGCACCGTGATGGCTCTGTTCTCATGTCAGTTTCCCTGGATCAGTTAAAG ATGCCAGAACTCCTTTACAAGTCACTTGCAGCAAAGCTTGTTGTTGGCATGCCATTTAAG gatttgGCAACAGTGGACTCAATTTTATTGAGAGAACTTCCGTCAgttgatgacgatgatgct CGGCTAGCTCTCAAAAGGCTGATAGATATAAGCATGGGGGTTATAACTCCATTGTCAGAGCAGTTAACAAAGCCATTGCCCAATGCCCTGGTTTTAGTAAACCTTAAGGAATTATCAACTGGTGCATACAAGCTTTTGCCAGAAG GCTCACGTTTGGTTGTGTCTTTACGTGGCGATGAGTCCTATGAAGAGCTAGAAATCCTCAAAGACATTGATGCTACCATGCTTCTTCATGAACTACCCTATACTGAAGAAAAAATCAGCAGAGTGCATGCAGCAAGGAG GCTATTTGAGTACCTAGGAGACAATTCTCTGAACTTCCCTATTATTCACCATATTCAGTTTCCAAATGGGATTCACAG GGATGACTTGGTCATTGGTGCTGGTACAAATGCTGGAGCACTTCTAGTAGATGGACTTGGGGATGGTGTCCTATTAGAAGCCCCAGATaaagattttgattttcttcGGAATACGTCTTTCAATTTACTACAAGGTTGCAGAATGCGGAATACGAAGACC GAGTATGTCTCATGCCCATCCTGTGGAAGAACTTTGTTTGACCTTCAAGAAATTAGTGCACAAATACGGGAAAAGACATCACACTTGCCTGGTGTTTCA ATTGCAATCATGGGTTGCATTGTAAATGGACCAGGAGAGATGGCTGATGCAGACTTTGGATATGTTGGTGGTGCTCCTGGAAAGATTGACCTATATGTTGGGAAG ACGGTGGTGAAGCGTGCAATTGAGATGGAGCGTGCAACTGATGCCTTGATCCAGCTTATAAAAGATCATGGCCGCTGGGTTGACCCTCCTGCAGAAGAGTAA
- the LOC126689369 gene encoding uncharacterized protein LOC126689369, with translation MNWLVWNVRGLGNLRTSRELKVVTRAQAPSALFLAETWAGEARLRRLCNELKFDQCWIGPSAGKIGCLALFWKNTVKIKVVSSSPNHINATVGEISETQWRFTGIYRCANKARKHETWSLIRDLHWGTPLLWVCARDFNEILWSHEKLGLGARPEGVMKEFRDALDECGLMDLGYVGDKFTWRGKRAGGMVLERLDRAVADNGWFALYPGTKVQHLRTHSSDHKAILIKLEDCFKNQIYGEKLLDWSHRSFGSIKKQIETKGKQLSKVEINAAKGILEVDMVKVLKVELNDLLDKESQMWQQRSRTLFLKCGDRNTSFFHSKASHRFRRNKITSLKNSDNVWCTEDNELKEIAHQYFSSLFTSSQPSEFSDIMDAMLPSITEDMNTQLLRPFLMEEVDEAIKEMKPITAPGPDGMPPLFYQTFWPLIGVDISFAVLDCLNSCKIPREINCTNITLIPKVKSPMLISDFRPISLCNVVYKIVSKVLANRLKAILPHVISENQSAFQAGRVISDNILMAFETLHYMK, from the exons ATGAATTGGCTTGTCTGGAATGtgcgtgggcttgggaacctacgCACATCCCGAGAGCTTAAGGTAGTCACTCGAGCACAAGCTCCCTCTGCTCTGTTTTTGGCCGAGACTTGGGCAGGTGAAGCTAGGCTACGTCGGTTATGCAATGAGTTGAAGTTTGATCAGTGTTGGATAGGTCCTAGTGCTGGTAAAATAGGTTGTTTGgctctgttttggaaaaacaCTGTCAAGATTAAAGTGGTATCCTCATCTCCCAATCACATCAATGCCACTGTGGGGGAGATTTCTGAGACGCAATGGAGGTTCACGGGCATCTATAGGTGTGCCAACAAGGCCAGAAAGCATGAGACATGGTCACTCATTCGCGACCTCCACTGGGGCACTCCTCTGTTGTGGGTGTGTGCAagagattttaatgagattcTTTGGTCCCATGAGAAGCTTGGTCTTGGTGCTAGACCTGAGGGTGTGATGAAGGAGTTCCGAGATGCTCTGGATGAATGCGGGCTTATGGACCTAGGCTATGTGGGAGACAAATTCACCTGGAGAGGAAAACGAGCTGGCGGCATGGTCTTGGAAAGATTAGACAGAGCAGTGGCGGATAATGGTTGGTTTGCTCTTTATCCCGGCACTAAGGTACAACACCTTCGCACTCATTCCTCGGATCATAAAGCTATTTTGATCAAATTGGAAG ATTgcttcaaaaatcaaatctacGGTGAGAAACTCTTGGATTGGAGCCATAGGTCATTCGGtagtattaaaaaacaaattgaaacaaAGGGAAAACAGCTCTCCAAGGTCGAGATTAATGCAGCAAAAGGAATTCTTGAGGTTGATATGGTTAAAGTATTAAAGGTTGAGCTCAATGACCTTCTAGATAAAGAGAGTCAGATGTGGCAACAAAGGTCCAGAACTCTCTTCCTCAAGTGTGGGGACCGGAATACGAGCTTTTTCCATAGCAAAGCCTCCCATAGATTTAGGAGAAACAAAATCACAAGCCTCAAGAATTCGGACAATGTTTGGTGCACTGAGGACAATGAGCTCAAAGAAATAGCCCATCAATACTTTAGCTCCCTGTTCACTTCATCCCAACCTTCTGAATTCTCAGATATCATGGATGCAATGCTGCCTTCGATCACCGAGGACATGAACACCCAACTCCTCAGACCCTTTCTCATGGAAGAAGTAGATGAAGCGATTAAAGAGATGAAACCCATCACAGCCCCAGGTCCTGATGGTATGCCTCCCTTATTTTATCAAACCTTCTGGCCTTTGATTGGTGTTGATATTAGCTTTGCTGTGCTTGATTGTCTTAATAGCTGTAAAATTCCTAGAGAGATTAACTGTACTAATATCACCCTGATTCCAAAAGTAAAATCCCCTATGCTTATTTCTGATTTTCGGCCAATTAGCCTTTGTAACGTTGTTTATAAAATTGTCTCTAAAGTTTTAGCTAACAGATTGAAAGCTATTCTCCCGCATGTGATATCTGAAAATCAAAGTGCTTTCCAAGCGGGTAGAGTTATTTCTGACAATATTCTTATGGCTTTCGAAACCTTGCATTATATGAAGTAG
- the LOC126725966 gene encoding 4-hydroxy-3-methylbut-2-en-1-yl diphosphate synthase (ferredoxin), chloroplastic isoform X2: MHVLKSKTRLCRKSRSELFYNIPLVADIHFAPSVALRVAECFDKIRVNPGNFADRRAQFEQLEYTEEDYQKELEHIEQVFTPLVEKCKKYGRAMRIGTNHGSLSDRIMSYYGDSPRGMVESAFEFARICRNLDYHNFVFSMKASNPVVMVQAYRLLVAEMYVQGWDYPLHLGVTEAGEGEDGRMKSAIGIGTLLQDGLGDTIRVSLTEPPEEEIDPCRRLANLGMGAAELQKGVAPFEEKHRHYFDFQRRTGQLPIQKEGEEVDYRGVLHRDGSVLMSVSLDQLKMPELLYKSLAAKLVVGMPFKDLATVDSILLRELPSVDDDDARLALKRLIDISMGVITPLSEQLTKPLPNALVLVNLKELSTGAYKLLPEGSRLVVSLRGDESYEELEILKDIDATMLLHELPYTEEKISRVHAARRLFEYLGDNSLNFPIIHHIQFPNGIHRDDLVIGAGTNAGALLVDGLGDGVLLEAPDKDFDFLRNTSFNLLQGCRMRNTKTEYVSCPSCGRTLFDLQEISAQIREKTSHLPGVSIAIMGCIVNGPGEMADADFGYVGGAPGKIDLYVGKTVVKRAIEMERATDALIQLIKDHGRWVDPPAEE, encoded by the exons ATGCatgttttgaaatcaaaaactcGCTTGTGCAGAAAAAGTAGGTCTGAATTATT TTACAATATACCTCTGGTGGCAGATATTCATTTTGCTCCCTCAGTTGCACTGCGGGTTGCAGAATGCTTTGACAAGATACGTGTCAACCCTGGAAATTTTG CTGATAGGCGGGCTCAGTTTGAGCAGCTAGAGTACACAGAAGAGGACTATCAGAAAGAACTTGAGCACATAGAGCAG GTTTTTACTCCATTGGTTGAGAAATGTAAGAAGTATGGAAGAGCAATGCGTATTGGAACCAACCATGGGAGTCTTTCAGATCGTATAATGAGCTACTATGGGGATTCTCCTAGGGGAATG GTTGAATCTGCATTTGAGTTTGCAAGGATATGCCGGAATTTGGACTATCACAATTTTGTCTTCTCAATGAAAGCAAGCAATCCGGTTGTGATGGTCCAGGCATACCGATTGCTTGTAGCTGAAATGTATGTTCAAGGCTGGGATTATCCATTACACTTGGGAGTTACTGAAGCTGGAGAAGGTGAGGATGGGCGAATGAAATCTGCCATTGGCATAGGGACCCTTCTTCAG GATGGTCTGGGTGATACAATTAGAGTTTCTCTCACAGAACCACCAGAAGAGGAGATAGACCCCTGCAGAAGATTGGCCAACCTTGGTATGGGAGCAGCTGAACTTCAGAAAGGGGTG GCACCATTTGAAGAAAAGCACAGACATTATTTTGATTTCCAACGGCGAACTGGTCAATTGCCAATCCAAAAGGAG GGTGAGGAGGTGGATTATAGAGGCGTCCTGCACCGTGATGGCTCTGTTCTCATGTCAGTTTCCCTGGATCAGTTAAAG ATGCCAGAACTCCTTTACAAGTCACTTGCAGCAAAGCTTGTTGTTGGCATGCCATTTAAG gatttgGCAACAGTGGACTCAATTTTATTGAGAGAACTTCCGTCAgttgatgacgatgatgct CGGCTAGCTCTCAAAAGGCTGATAGATATAAGCATGGGGGTTATAACTCCATTGTCAGAGCAGTTAACAAAGCCATTGCCCAATGCCCTGGTTTTAGTAAACCTTAAGGAATTATCAACTGGTGCATACAAGCTTTTGCCAGAAG GCTCACGTTTGGTTGTGTCTTTACGTGGCGATGAGTCCTATGAAGAGCTAGAAATCCTCAAAGACATTGATGCTACCATGCTTCTTCATGAACTACCCTATACTGAAGAAAAAATCAGCAGAGTGCATGCAGCAAGGAG GCTATTTGAGTACCTAGGAGACAATTCTCTGAACTTCCCTATTATTCACCATATTCAGTTTCCAAATGGGATTCACAG GGATGACTTGGTCATTGGTGCTGGTACAAATGCTGGAGCACTTCTAGTAGATGGACTTGGGGATGGTGTCCTATTAGAAGCCCCAGATaaagattttgattttcttcGGAATACGTCTTTCAATTTACTACAAGGTTGCAGAATGCGGAATACGAAGACC GAGTATGTCTCATGCCCATCCTGTGGAAGAACTTTGTTTGACCTTCAAGAAATTAGTGCACAAATACGGGAAAAGACATCACACTTGCCTGGTGTTTCA ATTGCAATCATGGGTTGCATTGTAAATGGACCAGGAGAGATGGCTGATGCAGACTTTGGATATGTTGGTGGTGCTCCTGGAAAGATTGACCTATATGTTGGGAAG ACGGTGGTGAAGCGTGCAATTGAGATGGAGCGTGCAACTGATGCCTTGATCCAGCTTATAAAAGATCATGGCCGCTGGGTTGACCCTCCTGCAGAAGAGTAA
- the LOC126725964 gene encoding vegetative cell wall protein gp1 — protein MAKLAQFYVVLLLAVSLVGFSVSQSSPPATSPSPVPEPGSDSPSSPPAPVPASGPAPAHSPTNQSPSPSPPSPPVAPGSSPTPTPISAPADDTVASDVNSKASSDSNHSSGSGMSAGKKVGIAIGVLFAFVLVAVGGMVYKKRKDNIERAQYGYGARREIL, from the coding sequence ATGGCGAAACTCGCACAATTCTACGTCGTTTTACTCTTGGCGGTTTCCTTGGTTGGATTCTCCGTTTCTCAATCTTCGCCGCCGGCGACATCTCCGTCCCCGGTTCCTGAACCGGGATCCGACTCGCCGTCGTCTCCGCCGGCTCCTGTTCCGGCTTCGGGTCCGGCACCGGCGCATTCTCCAACGAATCAGTCTCCGAGTCCATCTCCTCCGTCGCCTCCTGTGGCACCAGGATCGTCTCCGACTCCGACTCCGATATCGGCACCGGCCGATGATACGGTGGCGAGCGACGTCAACAGCAAGGCGAGTTCCGATTCGAACCACTCGTCCGGCAGCGGAATGAGCGCTGGGAAGAAGGTCGGGATCGCGATCGGAGTGTTATTCGCGTTCGTTTTGGTGGCGGTGGGAGGCATGGTGTACAAGAAGCGCAAGGACAACATTGAGCGAGCTCAGTACGGGTACGGAGCCAGGAGAGAGATTCTCTGA